The uncultured Methanoregula sp. genomic sequence CCTCCCGCCCGTGATCTCGCTTATGATCCGGCTCACCTCGCCTTCGAGCCGGCTCCGCACCACCTGCATGAGGTACACCACGTACTCGGCGATGAACGTGCGGGTGAGGCGGAGGAGCCCGCTCTCCTCCCTGAGTTCCTGTGCCTGCTTTTTCAGGATCTCTATCTGCTCCTCTGCCCGCTCGAAGTCCGCGATCTTCTCCTGCGCGAACCGGAGGTCTTTTGCTGCACCGGCAATGCAAACCTCTTCGCTCCGGAGTCCGGTGTCGGTCTCCTGCAGGGCCTTCTCGATCTTCGCTGCCTGTGCCGGATCGAACGCGGCATCTGCGATCTCCTTTTCGAGTGCTGCAAGGGCCCCGTTCCGCTCCCTGATCCGGATGGTGAGATCGGCAAGCTGCAGTTTCGTTGTCCGGGCCTCGCCGATCTTCTTCCCAAGCTCGATGAACCGGAGCTGCACCTTCTGGACTTCTGCAGCTTCCCTCTCCTTCTTCCTGCAGGCAGCATCATCATAGCCGAGCTGTGCGATGGTTTCTGCAAGCGCATGCTCTTCCTGCATTTTTTTGTCGAACTTTTGCCGGAGTTCCCCGAGCTCGGTCTCGTACCCGATCCGGATCTTCATCCGGCCCGAGATGGTGCGGAGGATCTCAAGCGATGGGACCATGGCCTCGATTGCTGCCCTCTCTTTCTCGAGCCGCTCCTGTTTTTCGAGATCGGCAATTGCCCGGTTCTCCAGCTCCTCCAGTTTTGACCGGAACCCGGTCTCGAGGCTTCCGAGGTGCTCCCCAAGCTTCTGCCGGCAGAGCGGGCAGGTGCCGTCCGGCCCGGCAGTTTGAAGAGTCAGAAGGTCCGCTTCGATCTTCTCCCGCTCTTCCTGGTACCGCGACTGTTGTGCATTGAGGGTACCGATCCGCTTCATAATCTCGTTCAGGCGGTAACTGATCACGCCGTCGAGCCGTTCATCCGCGATCTCGCTTGTGGCACCGATGCCGGCCCGGACCTCGGCGGCAATGCGGGCACGCTCCTTTGCCTCTTTTTCAATGGCTTCCAGGAGGGAGATCTGCTTCTCTCTCCGGGCGCCCAGCTCGGCGATCTCGCGCCGGATGAACCCAAGCTCTCCGGTGAGCCGGGCATGCTCGGCCTTCTGCTTCTGGAGCTCATTGAGGCACGAGCGGACTTCCGCGTACGACCCGGCGGTCTTCTCGATACGGTGGTACTCGGCCTCCTCGTCCGCGACAAGGGCGAGGGCAGTTTCGAGTTTTTTTGCCTGCGCTGTCTCGGATGCGAGTTCCTGCCGGAGAGCCTGCTGCTGCTGGAGGAGCCGGGCAATCGCGGTCTTCTTCTCCCCGAAAACTTTTGCCTGCCCGTCCAGCTCCTGGCGCTGCTTTACAAGGAGCGCTTTCTTCTTCTCGTGCTCCGCGATGGCGGCGGCAAAACGCGTGACCGATGCTTTGAGAGCCGCGAGTTCCTCCACGCTCTGCCTTCCCTCAAGTGCTGCAAGCTCGCCTTCCTTTCGCTGGAGTTCCCCGGTTTTCGTGTCGATCTCGTCTTTTAAGATCTTCTGGCTCTCGTTGTTCAGGTAATCGATTCCAAGGGCCCGCTGGAACCATTCCTTCCGTTTCCCCGGAGTGTTCTCAAGGAGAGTCAGGAGATCTTTCTGGGCCGCGTAGATGGTGTTCCGGAAATCCACCGGGCCCATCCCGAGCGTGCGCCGGACTGCCTCCTCCACCTGGCTCACGCCCGTTGCCATCATCTTCTTGTTGTGATAGAACGAGGCATCGTGAGTAGTAGTCTTTCCTTTCCTGAACGAGCGGACTACCGCGTACTCGTCGCCACCGATGCGGAAGTCGAGCCGCACCTCGCACTTCTCTTTCGGGCCGGCAAAGCTCGAGACAATATAATCGGCAGAGATCCCGGTTGCCTGCACCCCGTACAGGGCAAAGAAGATGGCCTGCACCAGGCTTGACTTGCCCGTGCCATTGTTCCCGAGGATGCCTGTGATGCCGTCACGGAACCGGATCTCCTCGTGCCGGAACCGCTTGAAGTTGTCGAGCACGAGCCGGTCGAGAATCATGGGAGGGCTCCATTATCGTGACTGAATAAACCCGGTATAGTATTTACGAGCCATCCCCCTCCCTTCGGGGGTCGCTCGGCCGCCTCGTCGGGACCTCGCTGGGCAATTACCATTTTTGTGAAAACGCAGCCGTCCCCGTGCGACAGGCATGAGTGGAGTACAGGTAATACTTCGTCATCGTAACCGGTAACCATCCGCTTTTCCAGGTCTATCCCACTGCGCCCCGTCCCCCAACGGGGGACTGGTGGCGCAAGAGGGGGGTTACTTTTCCCGGTAAACTCTCTTTTGATATTTTCCATTCGCCGGAATAATGATGGGGGCTGATGCCCCCATGCCCCCTGTCGCGATGGATGCCGCCGCCCCGAAGGGCGCCCCGCGGCGGCCTCAGTTACCGGTTCGTCCCGGACACCAGGTGAATCCAGCATCATTCCGTTGTCCCCCGGTGCTCCTCCATCACGCCCTGGAGCACCTCACGGCCCCGGGCGAGGACGAACGCCTTCTGCTTCTCCGTCATCTGCTGCTTGTCGATGAACGACGAAAACTCCTGCAGGTAATCGATCATGCGGATATCCTGCTGGAGCGGCACGGGGCTCTCCTCGCCTTTTGCTTTCACCCGGATTTTCAGATCAAGAAGCTGGCCGCGGACACCGGCGAGGTGCTTCATATCAATGCCCTTGCCATGCTCCCGCGAGAGACTATCCAGCGTCACCTGCGCCATGCTCCCGTCCGGCAGGCTCCTTGCCCCGACCCGGGTGATGATTTCGTCCGTGATATCGCCCGGGTGCACCCCTTCGCACGCGATTGTGCCAAGGTCTGCCATCGGGGTCTTCGGGAGTTCCAGGTGACGGACCGCATGCGATCCCGTGTCCACCACGAGCCCGCCTTTCTCGTCCTTAATCTCCCCGTAGGTGAGAAACTCGGGGGAGCCCGAGTACCAGGCATTGTCCGTGATCTGGCACTGGCGGTGGTAATGGCCGAGCGCAATGTAATCGAACTTCTCCGAAAGGATCGTGCCGTCCAGCTCGTGCTCGGCAACCGTTGCGAGCCGCTTGTCCTTGATCGCCGTTGCGAGCCCGTGGGTCACGAGCACGTTGTGGTGAGTGGGCGAGAGTTCCACAGCGTCGTAGGCCGTGCGGTAATCTTCGGGCCTCAGCATGTTCGGGATAAGGTGGAACATGGTGTCCCCGATCTCCACCTTCTCGTACTGGAACCGGAATGCGGCGGTCACATCTGCCTTGTGGTATTTCAGGATCTCGTACGGCGAGGTTGTGTACCGGGTCTTGACCATGCTGTGGTTGCCGGCGATTATCACGAGAGGGATTCCTGCTGTGTGCAGTCGTTCGAGAGCTTCTAAAACGGTGGTGTAGGCTTTTGTTTTGGGTTTGACGGTATCGAAGAGATCGCCGGCGTGGACTACGCAGTCCGGCTTCTGGTTGATGATATCGTTTATTCCTCTGAGGAAATTGTCGTAGATCTGCTTCTCCCGCAGGTTCATTCCACTCTCGGGATCGAGCCGGTTGAATGCCGAGAGGCCGAGGTGGGTGTCGGCGATGTGGATTAGTTTCATCTATGATTTCATATTGGGGTTTGCCGGGATATAAGGGGTACGGGGATGGGGGGGAGGGTGAAGAAAGGATGCTATGCGAGCGTGATGATAAGGATGTATGCCGGGTGACGGGAATGG encodes the following:
- a CDS encoding DNA repair exonuclease gives rise to the protein MKLIHIADTHLGLSAFNRLDPESGMNLREKQIYDNFLRGINDIINQKPDCVVHAGDLFDTVKPKTKAYTTVLEALERLHTAGIPLVIIAGNHSMVKTRYTTSPYEILKYHKADVTAAFRFQYEKVEIGDTMFHLIPNMLRPEDYRTAYDAVELSPTHHNVLVTHGLATAIKDKRLATVAEHELDGTILSEKFDYIALGHYHRQCQITDNAWYSGSPEFLTYGEIKDEKGGLVVDTGSHAVRHLELPKTPMADLGTIACEGVHPGDITDEIITRVGARSLPDGSMAQVTLDSLSREHGKGIDMKHLAGVRGQLLDLKIRVKAKGEESPVPLQQDIRMIDYLQEFSSFIDKQQMTEKQKAFVLARGREVLQGVMEEHRGTTE
- a CDS encoding SMC family ATPase; amino-acid sequence: MILDRLVLDNFKRFRHEEIRFRDGITGILGNNGTGKSSLVQAIFFALYGVQATGISADYIVSSFAGPKEKCEVRLDFRIGGDEYAVVRSFRKGKTTTHDASFYHNKKMMATGVSQVEEAVRRTLGMGPVDFRNTIYAAQKDLLTLLENTPGKRKEWFQRALGIDYLNNESQKILKDEIDTKTGELQRKEGELAALEGRQSVEELAALKASVTRFAAAIAEHEKKKALLVKQRQELDGQAKVFGEKKTAIARLLQQQQALRQELASETAQAKKLETALALVADEEAEYHRIEKTAGSYAEVRSCLNELQKQKAEHARLTGELGFIRREIAELGARREKQISLLEAIEKEAKERARIAAEVRAGIGATSEIADERLDGVISYRLNEIMKRIGTLNAQQSRYQEEREKIEADLLTLQTAGPDGTCPLCRQKLGEHLGSLETGFRSKLEELENRAIADLEKQERLEKERAAIEAMVPSLEILRTISGRMKIRIGYETELGELRQKFDKKMQEEHALAETIAQLGYDDAACRKKEREAAEVQKVQLRFIELGKKIGEARTTKLQLADLTIRIRERNGALAALEKEIADAAFDPAQAAKIEKALQETDTGLRSEEVCIAGAAKDLRFAQEKIADFERAEEQIEILKKQAQELREESGLLRLTRTFIAEYVVYLMQVVRSRLEGEVSRIISEITGGRYEQVLLDEDFNLLVRDIDNDYAIDRFSGGEQDDIAVALRIALSRYLAELHQVHESTFLIFDEIFGSQDEERRNNLLVALRTQESRFPQILLISHIAEIQGEFANTLIVEMGADNASRIREAG